In Solanum stenotomum isolate F172 chromosome 6, ASM1918654v1, whole genome shotgun sequence, one DNA window encodes the following:
- the LOC125868031 gene encoding uncharacterized protein LOC125868031: protein MRLSIFFSMKLSPSHLPINTTHSTFLSRTSVCAAECTRSRLSILKLICHVSMVQKYSLSSGFAVSSEGEDSYKLLYARNGSAEMLQLMRCNARKRSANVSKGQVLTDDFQEEDYSNTDKGFNIKDGKEKEVDRRRKIGLANRGKVPWNKGRKHSPETREKIRQRTKEALSDPKVRRKMSECPRSLSNQTKLRIRASLRKLWGERLKWKRSREKFFQSWAESIANAAKVGGSDQEELEWDSYDKIKREIALERLQLAAEKAKAKEITRIRAERAAQRKMERMQRLAQRRKEREEKQKVEGKTKRPRKRSTQEKEELAVAEELKLKAKLVKIQKKKSTLSHVCREHRRAWEKLDVSFIKTPQVQKTVSLADQIRAAKKRTGDVNGKAFSIASSDSQSIEVSAEAKFSSVETK from the exons ATGCGTCTCTCAATCTTCTTCTCCAT GAAGTTATCTCCTTCTCACCTTCCTATCAATACCACACATAGCACTTTTCTCTCCCGAACTTCAGTCTGTGCGGCTGAGTGTACACGAAGTAGGCTGAGCATATTAAAGTTAATCTGTCATGTATCTATGGTTCAGAAATATTCCCTATCATCAGGCTTTGCTGTTTCATCCGAAGGAGAAGACTCATATAAACTGCTGTATGCCAGAAATGGCTCGGCAGAGATGTTGCAGTTAATGAGATGTAATGCAAGAAAACGAAGTGCTAATGTGTCCAAGGGGCAAGTTTTAACTGATGACTTTCAAGAAGAGGACTATTCCAACACAGACAAGGGTTTTAACATTAAGGATGGTAAGGAAAAGGAAGTAGACAGAAGAAGAAAGATTGGATTAGCAAACAGAGGAAAAGTGCCATGGAACAAAGGCAGAAAACATAGTCCAG AGACTCGTGAAAAGATCAGACAGAGAACCAAAGAAGCTTTGAGTGATCCCAAG GTAAGACGAAAGATGTCTGAATGTCCACGCTCTCTTAG CAATCAGACCAAGTTACGAATACGCGCATCTCTCAGAAAGCTCTGGGGTGAACGATTAAAATGGAAAAGGTCAAGGGAGAAATTTTTTCAGTCATGGGCTGAAAGCATTGCAAATGCTGCTAAGGTAGGTGGGAGCGACCAAGAAGAATTAGAATGGGACAGCTACGACAAGATCAAAAGAGAGATAGCTCTCGAACGACTTCAGTTGGCTGCAGAAAAGGCCAAGGCAAAAGAAATCACACGCATACGAGCTGAGAGAGCAGCACAGAGAAAGATGGAAAGGATGCAGAGACTTGCTCAAAGGAGAAAAGAACGAGAAGAAAAGcaaaaagttgaaggaaaaaCGAAGAGACCAAGAAAACGGTCAACGCAAGAGAAAGAAGAGTTAGCTGTTGCTGAAGAATTGAAACTCAAGGCGAAATTAGTGAAG ATTCAGAAGAAAAAGTCCACACTTAGCCATGTTTGTAGAGAACATCGTCGAGCTTGGGAAAAACTCGATGTATCATTCATAAAGACACCTCAAGTACAAAAAACAGTTTCACTTGCAGATCAGATTCGTGCTGCCAAGAAGAGAACAGGGGATGTGAATGGAAAAGCCTTTAGTATTGCATCCTCCGACTCTCAATCTATTGAAGTATCTGCAGAGGCTAAATTCTCCTCAGTGGAAACAAAATGA
- the LOC125867722 gene encoding anther-specific protein LAT52-like → MAKAILVLSALCSILAFANFAQSHEVFKVEGTVYCDTCRVQFQTKISENIEGAKVQLTCRDMETEKVTYTTEALTDKDGKYTIEARGDHEKELCDVGVIHSPREDCKEPAIGFENTRVVCSNNVGMHNPTRYANPLFFMKKESLPGCKDVLDELGLFPLEF, encoded by the exons atggCAAAGGCTATCTTGGTCCTTTCTGCACTCTGCAGCATATTGGCCTTTGCCAACTTTGCTCAATCCCATGAAGTCTTCAAAGTTGAAGGCACTGTCTATTGTGACACTTGCCGTGTGCAATTTCAGACCAAAATTAGTGAGAACATTGAAG GTGCAAAAGTGCAGTTGACATGCAGAGACATGGAGACAGAAAAGGTGACATATACAACAGAAGCATTGACAGACAAGGATGGGAAATACACAATAGAAGCAAGAGGTGACCATGAGAAAGAACTTTGTGATGTAGGTGTTATCCATAGCCCAAGAGAAGATTGCAAGGAACCTGCAATTGGTTTTGAGAACACAAGAGTTGTGTGCAGTAACAATGTTGGTATGCATAATCCAACACGCTACGCGAATCCACTCTTCTTCATGAAGAAAGAGTCTTTGCCTGGTTGCAAGGATGTTCTTGATGAGTTGGGTTTATTCCCacttgaattttaa
- the LOC125868014 gene encoding multiple organellar RNA editing factor 8, chloroplastic/mitochondrial-like: protein MASRSLLNAFKRSCNSLSLSTTPSTSSLHRLRSLSAVAANLRNVSPAPTPFSRGFATRQTSSSLNDPNPNWSNRPPKETILLDGCDFEHWLVVMEKPEGDPTRDEIIDSYIKTLATIVGSEEEARMKIYSVSTRHYFAFGALVSEELSYKLKELPKVRWVLPDSYLDVRNKDYGGEPFINGQAVPYDPKYHEEWVRNNARANERNRRNDRPRNFDRSRNFERRREMQNQPSQNPGSNMAAGGPPNMRNAPPPNMGGMQQPNMGGMHQQQGMGGPSHTGGMHQQQGYGGPPPHAGGMQQPDMRGPPMQQQGYGGPPPHAGGMQQPSMGGQPRGGGMQQPNMPPNMGGVPPNMGGVPPNNYGVPNNAPSFQYNGGGPNNGGTPYQTGPGPNQSYAPNTSDGNSYQNPNMPGRDMSNPNYR from the exons ATGGCGTCTCGTTCTTTACTCAATGCATTCAAACGCTCCTGCAACTcactttctctctctacaaCTCCGAGCACGTCCTCTCTCCACCGTCTGCGGTCACTTTCTGCCGTTGCGGCCAACCTACGAAATGTCTCTCCGGCACCGACGCCGTTTTCTCGAGGTTTTGCCACTCGTCAAACGTCGTCCTCACTCAATGATCCGAATCCTAACTGGTCCAATCGACCTCCAAAGGAAACGATTTTGCTCGACGGCTGTGATTTTGAGCACTGGCTTGTTGTGATGGAGAAGCCTGAAGGTGATCCCACCAGAGATGAAATTATTGATAGCTACATCAAAACACTTGCTACGATTGTTGGAAG TGAGGAGGAAGCACGGATGAAGATTTATTCCGTCTCAACTAGACATTACTTTGCTTTTGGTGCCCTTGTATCTGAAGAGCTTTCTTATAAACTAAAAG AGCTGCCTAAGGTTCGTTGGGTGCTTCCTGATTCTTATCTCGATGTCAGAAATAAAGATTATGGAG GGGAACCTTTTATCAATGGACAGGCTGTACCATATGATCCGAAATACCACGAGGAATGGGTGAGAAACAATGCTCGTGCTAATGAGAGAAACAGACGCAATGACCGACCTCGTAATTTTGATAGATCCAGAAACtttgaaagaagaagagagatgcAGAATCAACCCAGTCAGAACCCTGGATCCAACATGGCAGCAGGGGGGCCTCCCAACATGAGGAATGCACCACCTCCCAACATGGGCGGCATGCAGCAACCTAACATGGGCGGGATGCACCAGCAGCAAGGCATGGGAGGGCCATCCCATACAGGCGGGATGCACCAGCAGCAAGGCTATGGAGGGCCACCACCTCATGCAGGCGGGATGCAGCAGCCGGACATGAGAGGACCACCCATGCAGCAGCAAGGCTATGGAGGGCCACCACCTCATGCAGGCGGGATGCAGCAGCCTAGCATGGGAGGGCAACCCCGTGGAGGTGGGATGCAGCAGCCGAATATGCCACCCAACATGGGAGGTGTGCCACCAAACATGGGTGGAGTGCCTCCCAATAACTACGGAGTGCCAAACAACGCACCTAGTTTCCAATACAATGGCGGTGGACCGAACAATGGAGGCACGCCTTACCAAACAGGTCCAGGGCCAAACCAGAGCTATGCTCCTAATACATCTGATGGGAACTCCTATCAGAATCCAAACATGCCTGGAAGAGATATGTCCAATCCTAATTACCGATGA